The Pimelobacter simplex genomic sequence ACGGAGTGCTGGACCGACGGACTGCCGCCCGCCGACCTGGCCACCTGCGTGCCTGGCGTCTTCGCGGCCGGGGACATCCGCTCGGGCTCGATGAAGCGGGTCGCCGCGGCCAGCGGCGAGGGCGCCTCGGCGGTCTCCCTGGTGCACGGGTACCTGGAGGGTTTGCGGGTACTGCCCGCGCCATGACGACCACTGCGATCGATCTCGGCCGGCCCGAGTACGGCGACGTGCTCGACCTGATCGCCGAGGACCACCGCCGCTTCGAGCACCTGCTGTCCCAGCTCCGGTTGGGGACCTCCGACCGCAACGCCGTGCGCTGGGCGTTCGCGGACGTCCTCATCGCCCACGGCGAGGCCGAGGAGGAGGTCGTCTACCCGGTGCTGCGCGCCCAGGCCGGCGACGTGGGCCGGGAGGAGGTCGAGCACGGCACCGAGGAGCATGCCGAGGGCAACGAGGCGCTGCTCGCCGTCCTCGAGCTCAAGGGCACCGAGACCCAGGCCTTCCAGGACGCCGTCGAGGAGCTCAGCAACCTCATCGCGCACCACATCGCCGAGGAGGAGCTGAGCATCCTCGAGCCGGCGCGCACCGAGGTCTCCGAGCGCATCCGCTACGGCCTGGGGGAGAAGTGGGCGGCGCGGCGCAACGCCCTCATCGACGAGGGCTGCGGCACCGTCGAGAACGTACGCCGTCTCGTCGGCGCCGCCCGCAAGGAGGGCCTGCTCGACGACGAGGACGGCGACGAGGAGGACACTGAGGGGTGACCTCCTCCCCGGCCTCCCCGGCGCGGCCCACGGCCCGCGACCTCTGGCGCCTGCTCGAGCCGATCCACGCCGTCACCTACTTCTCGCCCGAGCCGCTGGGCGCGCTCAAGGACGCCGGCTACCGCGGCTTCTGGATGGGCTACTTCGCCGGCCGCGCGGCGCCCCTCGGCCCGGCCTCGGCCGAGCTCGTGCAGGCGCTGTTCTACAACTTCGACGCCGACCACGTCCGCCGGGCGCTGCCCGACGCGTGGACGTTCGCGCCGCCGCAGGCCGCGCTCGACGCCCGGCTGCGGGGCTCCGTGGCGACCCTGCACCGGGTCACCGGAGGCGCCGACGCCACCGTCGCGGCCGGCCTCGCGGCCCGTGCGGCCCTCGCCGCGCCGCTGCCCGGACGCCCGCTGTACGCCGCCAACCGGGCCCTTCCGGTGCCTGCTGCCGACGAGCCCCTGGCCCTGCTGTGGCACGCCGCCACCCTGCTGCGCGAGCACCGCGGCGACGGGCACGTCGCGACCCTGCTGGCGCACGGCATCGGCGGTCGCACCGCCCACGTGTTCCGGTCGCTGGCGAGCGAGACCCCGCACGAGGTCTACCGCGCGGCACGCCACCTCGGCGACGAGGAGTGGGCCGCCGAGC encodes the following:
- a CDS encoding hemerythrin domain-containing protein; protein product: MTTTAIDLGRPEYGDVLDLIAEDHRRFEHLLSQLRLGTSDRNAVRWAFADVLIAHGEAEEEVVYPVLRAQAGDVGREEVEHGTEEHAEGNEALLAVLELKGTETQAFQDAVEELSNLIAHHIAEEELSILEPARTEVSERIRYGLGEKWAARRNALIDEGCGTVENVRRLVGAARKEGLLDDEDGDEEDTEG
- a CDS encoding SCO6745 family protein, giving the protein MTSSPASPARPTARDLWRLLEPIHAVTYFSPEPLGALKDAGYRGFWMGYFAGRAAPLGPASAELVQALFYNFDADHVRRALPDAWTFAPPQAALDARLRGSVATLHRVTGGADATVAAGLAARAALAAPLPGRPLYAANRALPVPAADEPLALLWHAATLLREHRGDGHVATLLAHGIGGRTAHVFRSLASETPHEVYRAARHLGDEEWAAELARLAGRGLATADGRLTDAGRALDRAVEATTDELAASAYEVLDDAELTALAGALRPISAAVVAAGEIPVKSPMGLDLGS